A window of the Caldalkalibacillus salinus genome harbors these coding sequences:
- a CDS encoding YitT family protein encodes MRLSTKRFCMFVIGILILTLGIALTILSEMGTSPFDALLVGLFHTIGLTVGSWEIIIGLIMIFSNALIQKQRPEYLALLTAFITGAGIDFWLFILDQWVQPISYVSQIAVLLLGMVIMGIGTATYLKSDFAPIPLDRMMLILRQMTGMTITVSRTMINVALVLLALLFQGPVGIGTLLIVAFSGVLVHLFMNVLERLEQSKQLNAVQDTVQRESVSG; translated from the coding sequence ATGCGTTTGAGCACAAAAAGGTTTTGTATGTTTGTTATTGGCATTCTCATACTCACGCTTGGCATCGCATTAACCATATTGTCTGAAATGGGTACGTCACCTTTTGATGCTCTGCTTGTCGGCTTATTCCACACGATCGGGCTCACCGTCGGCAGCTGGGAAATCATTATTGGCCTAATCATGATCTTCTCTAATGCATTAATACAGAAGCAAAGACCTGAATACTTGGCCCTATTAACAGCGTTTATCACAGGGGCAGGTATCGACTTTTGGCTGTTTATACTAGACCAATGGGTACAACCGATCAGCTATGTGAGTCAAATCGCTGTTCTTTTACTAGGGATGGTCATCATGGGAATAGGAACGGCCACTTATCTCAAGTCGGATTTTGCGCCCATTCCTTTAGATCGTATGATGCTCATTCTGCGTCAAATGACAGGGATGACCATCACGGTCTCTCGTACAATGATCAATGTGGCCCTTGTGCTTCTGGCTCTCCTTTTCCAAGGGCCAGTCGGTATCGGCACACTGCTCATTGTCGCCTTTAGTGGTGTCTTGGTTCATCTTTTTATGAATGTGCTAGAACGGTTAGAGCAGTCAAAACAGTTAAATGCGGTACAAGACACCGTGCAGAGGGAGTCCGTCTCCGGTTAG
- the spoVK gene encoding stage V sporulation protein K, whose protein sequence is MTRPVIKRESGQINVTFPTETTSDTPYALHRQHHLDYDHHQHLALDKVMNQLDRLVGLKHVKDFVYEIYAWLHITQQRQKLGLKSSQQTLHMVFKGNPGTGKTTVARILGHLFQEMNVLSKGHLVEVERADLVGEYIGHTAQKTRELVKKALGGILFIDEAYSLARGGTKDFGKEAIDCLVKAMEDHKDEFVLILAGYPDEMDYFLASNPGLPSRFPIQLSFKNYTVSELLAIAELMVCEREYQLSSQAKHKIRQFIAEEMRKPGKNFSNARMVRNLIEKAIREHAVRLLHHSHNTKNDLMTLSAGDFVPLSK, encoded by the coding sequence TTGACTAGACCTGTCATTAAGCGTGAATCAGGTCAGATTAACGTAACATTTCCAACAGAAACTACATCAGACACCCCTTACGCCCTTCACCGTCAGCACCATCTCGATTACGACCATCATCAACACCTTGCTTTAGATAAGGTCATGAATCAATTAGACCGTCTTGTCGGACTTAAGCATGTAAAGGATTTTGTTTATGAGATATACGCTTGGCTACACATTACTCAACAGAGACAGAAACTCGGATTAAAAAGCTCTCAGCAAACCTTGCACATGGTGTTCAAAGGTAATCCTGGTACAGGGAAAACGACGGTGGCTAGAATCCTAGGTCATCTTTTTCAAGAAATGAATGTTTTATCTAAGGGACACCTTGTAGAGGTGGAACGTGCGGATTTAGTAGGAGAATATATTGGACATACGGCACAGAAGACCAGAGAACTCGTAAAAAAGGCGCTGGGCGGTATTTTATTTATTGATGAGGCCTACTCTCTGGCGCGTGGAGGTACAAAAGACTTTGGCAAGGAAGCAATAGATTGTTTGGTGAAAGCGATGGAAGACCACAAAGATGAGTTTGTGCTCATCCTCGCCGGTTACCCTGATGAAATGGATTATTTTTTAGCGTCAAATCCAGGGCTACCCTCACGTTTTCCTATACAGCTTTCTTTTAAGAATTACACGGTGTCAGAGCTGTTGGCGATCGCCGAATTGATGGTTTGTGAGAGAGAATATCAGTTATCGTCCCAGGCGAAACATAAGATTCGTCAGTTTATAGCAGAGGAGATGCGTAAGCCAGGGAAGAACTTTTCTAATGCTCGGATGGTCCGTAATCTAATAGAAAAAGCGATCCGCGAGCATGCCGTTCGTTTGCTACACCACTCTCATAATACCAAGAATGACTTGATGACCCTGTCTGCAGGGGATTTTGTTCCTTTATCCAAATAA
- the hflX gene encoding GTPase HflX, whose product MNEKETAMLVGCIRPNQTEAQVESSLHELSLLTQTAQAEAVTTVTQKRERIDPSFYIGKGKLEEMKAVIEELDIDVAIFNDELSPSQAKNIEGYLPCKVIDRTQLILDIFAMRARSKEGKLQVELAQYQYLLPRIVGKGLALSRLGGGIGTRGPGETQLEVERRHIRRRMKEIKDALAKIVSHRERYRDRRKKNDVFQVALVGYTNAGKSTLLNRLTEADTYVEDQLFATLDPTTKRLKLSSGYQVLVTDTVGFIQDLPTSLVAAFRSTLEEVVQADLILHVIDSQDPQLFKHIEVVERHLEELGAGAIPTVRIYNKKDLTPSDELIVNQHDLYLSTLSDQDIQRVRHTIEDACKSHMIKYELFLPAEVSGLMARARQQGFVVQEEWSDQDEGYYFTVYLPVGHSLEHEIMPYHRHQ is encoded by the coding sequence ATGAATGAGAAAGAAACGGCAATGCTCGTTGGATGTATACGTCCAAATCAAACGGAAGCACAAGTAGAGAGCTCGTTACATGAGCTCTCTTTATTAACGCAAACGGCGCAAGCTGAGGCCGTGACAACTGTAACGCAAAAAAGAGAGCGTATCGATCCCTCTTTTTATATCGGCAAAGGAAAGCTAGAGGAAATGAAAGCCGTGATAGAAGAGCTAGACATTGATGTGGCCATCTTTAACGATGAGCTCTCACCGAGTCAAGCTAAGAATATAGAAGGATATCTACCGTGTAAGGTCATTGACCGCACTCAACTCATTTTAGATATATTTGCGATGCGTGCCCGATCTAAGGAAGGGAAGTTGCAAGTAGAGCTAGCACAGTATCAGTACTTACTGCCTCGTATTGTGGGGAAGGGATTGGCCTTGTCTCGTCTCGGAGGCGGTATCGGGACGAGAGGACCAGGGGAGACCCAACTGGAAGTGGAACGGCGTCACATACGCAGAAGGATGAAAGAAATTAAAGATGCTTTAGCTAAAATCGTCTCCCATCGAGAACGTTACAGAGATAGAAGAAAGAAAAACGACGTCTTTCAAGTGGCTCTAGTCGGTTATACCAACGCGGGTAAGTCCACGCTTCTCAACCGCTTAACGGAAGCAGATACCTATGTAGAGGATCAGTTATTTGCCACATTAGACCCAACGACCAAACGTTTAAAACTATCGTCAGGCTATCAGGTGTTAGTCACAGATACGGTTGGTTTTATACAGGATCTTCCTACCTCACTCGTGGCAGCGTTCCGCTCGACGCTTGAAGAAGTGGTCCAGGCGGATCTCATTTTACATGTCATTGACAGTCAAGATCCACAACTATTCAAACATATTGAAGTCGTCGAGAGGCACTTAGAGGAACTAGGGGCTGGGGCCATACCGACCGTGAGGATATATAATAAGAAGGATCTTACGCCTTCAGATGAACTGATTGTCAATCAGCATGATCTCTATTTATCTACCCTATCAGACCAAGATATTCAGCGTGTTCGTCACACGATAGAAGACGCTTGTAAAAGTCATATGATTAAGTATGAACTCTTTTTACCAGCCGAAGTGAGTGGCCTGATGGCCCGGGCACGGCAGCAAGGTTTCGTCGTTCAAGAAGAATGGTCTGATCAGGATGAAGGCTATTACTTTACCGTGTATTTACCCGTGGGACATTCACTTGAGCATGAGATAATGCCTTACCATCGTCATCAATAA
- a CDS encoding aminotransferase class I/II-fold pyridoxal phosphate-dependent enzyme, translating into MLQHFEHGEQLAPIVAQVEDKLADQFKAVQKTVEHNQWKVLDAFRSHQVGDHHFTPTTGYGYDDNGRDTLERVYAHVFGTEATIVRQQIISGTHAIATCLFGLLRPGDELLYITGQPYDTLDRVIGNPEQPQQVPGSLAEFGVDYNFVPLKKDGSLDREAIAQAISSKTKVIGIQRSRGYDNRPSFTVRQIEAIIRFVKEINRDVIIFVDNCYGEFVEEREPTHVGADIMAGSLIKNPGGGIVKTGGYIVGREDLITLAGTRLAAPGIGLEGGASLYSLQEMYQGFFLAPHVVGEALKGAIFSSALLEHLGFKTDPLWDDTRTDLIQAIQFDTPERLIAFCQGVQKASPINAHVLPYPSAMPGYEDEVIMAAGTFVQGASIEFSADGPLRPPYLGFAQGGLTYEHVKIGILTALNNMLKQELLDLKP; encoded by the coding sequence ATGTTACAACATTTCGAGCATGGAGAACAGCTTGCACCGATTGTGGCGCAAGTGGAGGACAAGCTTGCTGATCAGTTTAAAGCTGTGCAAAAAACGGTTGAACATAACCAATGGAAGGTGCTTGATGCTTTTAGAAGTCATCAGGTTGGGGATCACCATTTCACCCCCACGACAGGGTATGGTTATGATGATAATGGACGAGATACACTTGAGAGGGTCTATGCTCACGTTTTTGGGACGGAAGCAACCATCGTTCGCCAGCAGATCATTTCAGGTACACATGCGATCGCAACGTGCTTATTCGGTTTATTGCGCCCAGGTGATGAACTCTTATACATTACAGGGCAACCGTATGATACCCTCGATCGTGTCATAGGAAATCCTGAGCAGCCGCAACAAGTACCGGGCAGTTTAGCGGAGTTTGGTGTAGACTACAATTTTGTCCCGTTGAAGAAAGATGGATCATTGGATAGAGAGGCGATTGCTCAGGCCATATCCTCAAAAACGAAAGTCATCGGGATACAACGCTCAAGAGGCTACGATAATAGACCATCGTTTACGGTCCGACAGATTGAAGCGATCATTCGTTTTGTCAAAGAGATCAACCGTGACGTTATAATCTTCGTCGATAACTGTTACGGCGAATTCGTCGAAGAACGGGAGCCCACTCATGTAGGGGCCGATATCATGGCCGGCTCTCTGATAAAAAATCCGGGTGGCGGTATTGTAAAGACGGGAGGCTATATCGTTGGACGAGAGGATTTAATTACGCTTGCCGGTACGCGCCTTGCTGCGCCTGGTATTGGATTAGAAGGGGGGGCTAGCTTGTATTCATTACAAGAGATGTACCAAGGCTTCTTCCTCGCCCCCCATGTCGTAGGGGAAGCCTTAAAAGGAGCCATATTTTCTTCCGCATTATTAGAGCACCTTGGATTTAAGACGGATCCGTTATGGGATGACACACGTACAGACTTAATACAAGCGATCCAATTTGATACGCCTGAACGTCTCATCGCATTCTGCCAAGGGGTGCAAAAAGCTTCTCCTATTAATGCGCATGTCTTGCCTTATCCAAGTGCCATGCCAGGCTATGAGGACGAAGTCATCATGGCGGCTGGTACGTTTGTCCAGGGGGCTAGCATAGAGTTCTCAGCGGATGGACCGCTTCGTCCTCCTTACCTAGGATTTGCCCAAGGTGGGTTAACGTATGAACATGTGAAAATCGGGATCTTAACGGCACTGAATAATATGCTTAAACAAGAGCTATTAGATCTTAAGCCCTGA
- a CDS encoding MerR family transcriptional regulator — protein MSRDIRRNMALFPMSIVMQLTELSARQIRYYEKQELIHPSRNKGKQRIFSLNDIDRLLEIKDYLEQGINVAGIKTIFELREQELREQREQEQREVLEKSERKQDLSERELHKWLKSELISARAAGRAALTQGELSRFFH, from the coding sequence ATGAGTCGCGACATTCGTCGAAATATGGCGCTGTTTCCAATGAGTATCGTGATGCAGTTAACTGAATTATCAGCGAGACAAATCCGTTACTATGAGAAACAAGAACTGATACATCCATCTCGAAACAAAGGCAAGCAAAGAATATTTTCACTTAATGACATTGATCGTCTCTTGGAGATAAAGGATTATCTTGAACAGGGGATTAACGTAGCTGGCATCAAGACGATCTTTGAACTAAGGGAACAAGAGCTTCGAGAGCAACGAGAGCAAGAACAAAGAGAGGTATTAGAGAAAAGTGAGAGAAAGCAAGACCTGAGCGAGAGAGAGCTACATAAATGGCTCAAGTCTGAACTTATCTCGGCTAGGGCTGCAGGTCGCGCTGCTTTAACCCAAGGAGAATTATCAAGGTTTTTCCATTAG
- the glnA gene encoding type I glutamate--ammonia ligase, with amino-acid sequence MAKNYTKEDILNLAKTEDVRFIRLQFTDLLGTIKNVEIPVSRLEDALDNKMMFDGSSIEGFVRIEESDMYLIPELDTWMVFPWTTDEGKVARLICDIYNADHTPFEGDPRGVLKRVLKEAESLGFSKMNVGPEPEFFLFKTDQNGEPTLDVNDKGGYFDLAPLDLGENCRRDIVLTLEKMGFEIEASHHEVAPGQHEIDFKYTDALTAADYIQTFKLVVKTVARKYGLHATFMPKPLYGVNGSGMHCHQSLFKGEENTFYDESDELGLSETAKHYLAGILKHARGFAAITNPAVNSYKRLVPGYEAPCYVAWSAKNRSPLVRVPASRGLGTRIELRNPDPVANPYLALAAMLAAGLDGIKNKLPLDEPTDRNIYVMNEEDRADYGIESLPATLKEAIDEFSKNEVIYKALGEHAASHFVEAKEIEWDMFRTQVHPWERDQYLTQY; translated from the coding sequence ATGGCTAAGAACTACACAAAAGAAGACATTCTGAATCTTGCGAAAACAGAAGATGTTCGATTTATTCGCTTACAGTTTACCGATCTACTAGGCACGATTAAAAACGTTGAAATTCCTGTGAGTCGATTAGAAGATGCACTAGACAACAAAATGATGTTTGATGGCTCCTCTATCGAAGGGTTTGTCCGTATTGAAGAGTCCGATATGTATCTGATTCCTGAACTAGATACGTGGATGGTCTTCCCTTGGACAACAGATGAAGGTAAAGTGGCTCGTCTTATCTGTGACATATATAACGCAGATCATACACCTTTCGAAGGAGACCCTCGTGGCGTACTCAAGCGTGTACTAAAAGAGGCAGAGTCCCTAGGATTCTCTAAAATGAATGTTGGTCCTGAGCCAGAATTCTTCTTATTCAAAACGGATCAGAACGGGGAACCGACGCTCGATGTGAATGACAAAGGTGGATACTTTGACCTTGCACCACTAGATTTAGGTGAAAACTGCCGTCGCGACATCGTCCTAACATTAGAAAAAATGGGCTTTGAAATTGAGGCCTCTCACCATGAGGTCGCACCAGGGCAACATGAGATTGACTTTAAATACACGGATGCTTTAACGGCTGCGGACTATATCCAAACGTTTAAGCTCGTTGTTAAAACGGTAGCGAGAAAGTACGGTCTTCATGCCACATTCATGCCAAAGCCATTATATGGTGTAAACGGATCAGGGATGCACTGTCACCAATCCCTATTCAAAGGCGAAGAAAACACTTTTTATGATGAAAGTGATGAGCTCGGACTAAGTGAAACAGCTAAACATTACCTTGCTGGTATCTTAAAGCATGCCAGAGGTTTTGCTGCGATCACGAACCCAGCAGTCAACTCCTATAAGCGTCTCGTACCAGGATATGAAGCCCCTTGTTATGTGGCTTGGTCTGCAAAGAACCGTTCTCCGCTCGTACGTGTACCGGCTTCTCGTGGTTTAGGCACGCGTATTGAGTTACGTAACCCTGACCCAGTTGCAAACCCGTACCTGGCACTAGCAGCAATGCTAGCAGCAGGTTTAGACGGGATCAAGAACAAGCTTCCACTTGACGAGCCGACAGACCGTAACATCTATGTCATGAATGAGGAAGATCGCGCAGATTACGGTATTGAGAGCTTACCAGCCACATTAAAAGAAGCGATTGACGAGTTCAGTAAGAACGAAGTGATCTACAAAGCTTTAGGAGAGCATGCAGCCTCACACTTTGTAGAAGCCAAAGAAATCGAATGGGATATGTTCCGCACTCAAGTACACCCTTGGGAGCGTGACCAATACTTGACGCAATATTAA
- a CDS encoding glycoside hydrolase family 3 protein has protein sequence MIVRKFKKKVLMSIALFSMVVGSTLGGVSISAKSDVPDYQNAELSVEQRVSDLLSRMTLEEKIGQMVQPERSALTAEDVKNYKIGSILSGGGSLPTTGNTPEDWADMVDDFQSGALATRLGIPIIYGVDAVHGHNNVYGATVFPHNIGLGAANDVDLVKRIGEITAKEVRATGISYTFAPVLAAPQNIRWGRTYEGYSEDPQQTGRLGSALVEGLQGDPKDRDFLKGTQVVSSIKHFVGDSLTEDGIDQGDVTEYTDQEIKKHIKPYKDAIKAGARTVMVTYSSINGLKTHGDYHLITEVLKGELGFTGFVISDYNGPQQIVPGDFRESIKRSMNAGVDLFMIPDDWKHFLTTTKELVESGEVSESRIDDAVTRILRVKFENGLFETPYADRDLVTQGIGQSEHRAVAREAVRKSQVLLKNKNNILPLQKDGLNIFVAGKKADNMGYQAGGWTISWQGGSSTWMGEPERDLIPGTTILEGINEVAGPNTKVNYSEDGSGAEGHDVAVVVIGEPPYAEMFGDREDIGLLQEDINLLNKVKASGVPMVVLLQSGRPMLVTDEIKDWDAFVASWLPGSEGAGVADVLFGHYEFSGKLSFTWPRNMEQINNHDKVNPLFRKGFGLKTHQTGHQSDE, from the coding sequence ATGATCGTCCGTAAATTTAAGAAAAAGGTATTGATGAGTATAGCATTGTTCTCTATGGTTGTAGGATCTACACTTGGAGGCGTATCAATTAGTGCAAAGAGTGATGTTCCAGATTACCAAAATGCTGAATTAAGTGTAGAACAACGTGTATCCGATTTATTATCAAGAATGACATTGGAAGAAAAAATAGGCCAAATGGTGCAACCTGAGCGAAGTGCTCTAACAGCAGAAGACGTTAAAAATTATAAAATTGGATCTATATTAAGTGGTGGAGGCTCCCTACCAACAACAGGAAATACACCAGAGGATTGGGCAGATATGGTAGATGATTTCCAAAGCGGTGCGTTGGCTACTAGGCTCGGTATCCCGATCATTTATGGTGTGGATGCCGTACACGGTCATAATAATGTTTACGGCGCTACTGTTTTTCCTCATAACATTGGCTTAGGGGCTGCGAACGATGTAGATTTAGTGAAGCGTATAGGGGAAATAACAGCAAAAGAAGTGCGAGCAACAGGCATTTCTTATACTTTTGCTCCTGTTCTTGCCGCTCCACAAAATATACGTTGGGGTAGAACTTATGAAGGATATAGTGAAGATCCTCAACAAACTGGTAGACTTGGATCAGCCTTAGTAGAAGGTTTGCAAGGAGATCCTAAAGACCGCGACTTCCTAAAGGGTACCCAAGTTGTGTCTTCCATCAAACATTTTGTTGGGGATAGTTTAACTGAGGACGGTATTGACCAAGGGGATGTAACTGAATATACAGACCAGGAGATTAAAAAGCATATCAAGCCATATAAAGATGCTATTAAGGCTGGTGCACGAACTGTAATGGTGACCTACTCTAGCATAAATGGCCTTAAAACACATGGAGATTATCATCTTATCACTGAAGTATTAAAAGGCGAACTTGGTTTTACAGGTTTTGTTATCTCCGACTATAATGGTCCGCAACAAATTGTACCAGGTGACTTCAGAGAATCCATTAAGCGAAGTATGAATGCGGGTGTTGATTTATTTATGATTCCAGATGACTGGAAGCACTTTCTTACAACGACAAAAGAGCTAGTTGAAAGTGGCGAAGTTTCTGAGAGTCGTATTGATGATGCTGTAACACGAATCCTGCGTGTTAAGTTTGAAAATGGTCTTTTTGAGACCCCTTATGCCGACAGAGATCTAGTGACGCAGGGTATTGGTCAAAGTGAGCATCGTGCCGTTGCCCGTGAAGCAGTTAGAAAATCTCAAGTTTTATTAAAAAATAAAAACAACATTTTACCGCTCCAAAAAGATGGATTAAATATTTTTGTCGCTGGTAAGAAGGCTGATAATATGGGATACCAAGCTGGCGGTTGGACGATTAGCTGGCAGGGAGGGTCTTCTACATGGATGGGAGAACCTGAAAGAGATTTAATTCCAGGAACAACAATACTCGAAGGTATAAATGAAGTTGCAGGACCGAATACAAAAGTGAATTATAGTGAAGATGGGTCTGGTGCTGAGGGACATGATGTTGCAGTTGTTGTCATTGGTGAACCCCCTTATGCGGAGATGTTTGGAGATCGTGAAGATATAGGATTACTTCAAGAAGATATTAACTTATTAAATAAAGTAAAAGCCTCTGGTGTCCCAATGGTTGTGCTGCTTCAATCTGGCCGTCCGATGCTGGTAACAGATGAAATTAAAGATTGGGATGCATTTGTAGCTTCATGGCTGCCAGGAAGTGAAGGTGCGGGTGTTGCAGATGTCCTATTTGGTCATTATGAATTTAGCGGTAAACTCTCCTTTACATGGCCAAGAAATATGGAACAGATCAATAACCACGATAAAGTTAACCCGTTGTTTAGGAAAGGCTTCGGTCTTAAGACTCATCAAACGGGTCATCAATCTGATGAGTAA
- a CDS encoding SOS response-associated peptidase, whose protein sequence is MCGRFTLYSPLQLLYDRFYIDHADFMFESQYNIAPSQQVLAVVNDGEKNRMGYLKWGLIPRWAKDEKIGNKLINARAETIHEKPSFKTAYKKRRCLIPADGFYEWKKEGGQKLPMYVRLKEQAPFAFAGLWERWTSHDGRQLTTCTIITTEPNDLMQPIHNRMPVILDADGEKAWLDKDTEQDELHTLLRPYPAPLIEAYEVSSLVNSPQNNYPQLIETLA, encoded by the coding sequence ATGTGTGGACGTTTTACCCTTTATAGTCCTTTACAATTATTATATGATCGGTTCTATATTGATCATGCTGACTTCATGTTTGAATCTCAGTACAACATCGCACCTAGCCAACAAGTTCTAGCCGTTGTTAATGACGGTGAAAAGAACCGTATGGGGTATTTAAAATGGGGACTTATCCCCCGTTGGGCCAAGGACGAAAAAATCGGTAACAAACTTATTAATGCACGTGCAGAAACGATACATGAAAAACCCAGCTTTAAGACCGCTTATAAGAAACGCAGATGCTTAATACCGGCAGATGGATTCTATGAGTGGAAAAAAGAGGGTGGTCAAAAGCTCCCCATGTATGTACGCCTTAAGGAGCAGGCGCCTTTTGCCTTTGCAGGATTATGGGAGCGCTGGACGAGCCACGACGGTCGCCAATTAACTACGTGTACCATTATTACCACGGAACCCAATGACTTGATGCAACCGATTCACAATAGAATGCCTGTCATCCTGGATGCAGATGGCGAAAAGGCATGGTTAGACAAGGATACTGAGCAAGATGAACTTCACACCTTGTTAAGACCTTATCCTGCACCACTTATAGAGGCTTATGAAGTTTCTTCCTTAGTGAATTCACCTCAAAACAACTACCCTCAGCTGATTGAGACATTAGCATAA
- the lexA gene encoding transcriptional repressor LexA produces MKALSNRQKAILDFIKTEVKEKGYPPSVREIGEAVGLASSSTVHGHLARLEKKGHIRRDPTKPRAIEVLDEEFIQEEQASYEPVVRIPVIGKVTAGVPITAIENVEEYFPLPEKFGGDHDNVYMLKVQGDSMIEAGIYDQDYVIVRQQNTANNGDIVVAMTEEEEATVKRFFKEKNVIRLQPENASLEPIILREVTILGKVIGVFRTIH; encoded by the coding sequence ATGAAAGCATTATCAAATCGTCAAAAAGCGATTTTGGATTTTATTAAAACCGAAGTAAAAGAGAAGGGATATCCTCCCTCGGTACGTGAAATTGGGGAAGCGGTTGGGCTAGCCTCTAGTTCTACGGTCCACGGACACCTGGCGAGACTCGAGAAAAAGGGACATATACGGCGAGATCCTACAAAGCCTCGAGCGATTGAAGTGTTAGACGAAGAATTTATTCAAGAGGAGCAAGCATCCTACGAGCCTGTTGTACGTATTCCCGTTATTGGTAAAGTAACTGCAGGGGTCCCTATTACGGCTATTGAGAATGTCGAAGAATACTTTCCACTTCCGGAGAAATTCGGTGGCGATCACGACAACGTGTATATGTTAAAAGTCCAAGGTGATAGTATGATTGAGGCTGGCATCTACGACCAAGACTACGTCATCGTCAGACAGCAAAACACAGCTAACAACGGGGACATCGTCGTCGCTATGACTGAAGAGGAGGAAGCGACGGTTAAGCGATTCTTTAAGGAAAAGAACGTCATTCGTTTACAACCGGAAAACGCATCACTAGAACCTATCATTTTGCGCGAGGTGACCATTTTAGGCAAAGTGATTGGGGTATTCCGTACTATTCACTAG
- the yneA gene encoding cell division suppressor protein YneA, which translates to MFVTKDISYLLVFVIVLCAIFYTMSNVMASAEDYQYEYIQVETGDTLWRIAAQHHQGLGISVQEYIQQVKVLNGLEGSLIYPGQELQVLVHHQEE; encoded by the coding sequence ATGTTTGTCACAAAAGACATATCATATCTCTTGGTTTTTGTTATTGTACTTTGTGCCATTTTTTACACGATGTCTAACGTTATGGCTTCAGCAGAAGATTATCAGTATGAGTATATACAAGTTGAAACAGGGGACACCCTTTGGCGTATTGCTGCACAACACCATCAGGGTCTAGGTATATCCGTTCAAGAATACATACAGCAGGTGAAAGTACTCAATGGTTTAGAGGGGAGTTTAATTTATCCGGGACAGGAACTTCAGGTACTAGTGCATCACCAAGAAGAATAG
- a CDS encoding DUF896 domain-containing protein codes for MLTQEKLARINELANKSKKEALSQEEKLEQQRLREEYLQSVRSSLKANLMGVKVVDPEGKDVTPKKLKREQNKRKKH; via the coding sequence GTGCTCACTCAAGAAAAATTAGCTAGAATTAATGAACTGGCGAATAAATCAAAAAAAGAAGCACTGTCGCAGGAGGAGAAGCTCGAGCAACAACGTTTACGTGAAGAATATCTACAATCTGTTCGTAGCTCACTTAAAGCTAACCTTATGGGTGTAAAGGTTGTTGACCCAGAAGGCAAAGATGTCACGCCTAAAAAGTTAAAACGTGAACAAAATAAGCGTAAAAAACACTAA